Proteins encoded by one window of Nicotiana tabacum cultivar K326 chromosome 10, ASM71507v2, whole genome shotgun sequence:
- the LOC107779666 gene encoding protein OBERON 2 gives MLPPRPNGLQSSLFLASSDNHEPRMNSDQIRESPAESASSWPAIDAAAQMKHENQKVEDDYYEQSVTRGRSSANRISLLDIARERVDIISEQMYLLPNEYLDELKGRLRAMLEGNGSSQQRDEFMVLQRLVQRRSDLTAETLIKAHRVQLEIIVAIKSGIQFFLHQSMNLSQTALVEVFVYKRCRNIACQSQLPAEDCLCEICTNRKGFCSLCMCVICNKFDFDVNTCRWIGCDSCAHWTHTDCAIRDKQVGTGASSANGLGSAELQSRCRACNRTSELLGWVKDVFQHCAPTWDKESLLRELTVVSKIFRLSENTRGRQLFWKSEELIEKLKGGVAEAIASRSILSFLQELEMDSQKSSEAGINGRMMPPQEACSRIAEVVQEAVQKMEIVADEKMRMLKRARQALEACDHELEEKGKEVAELKLERQRKRQQIDELESVVRLKEAEADMFQLKADEARREADRLQRIALAKSGKSEEDYASSYLKQRLSEAEAERQFLFEKIKLQDQGSRSSQSNDMVDPPQALYTKIQEILKSV, from the exons ATGCTGCCTCCACGTCCCAACGGGTTACAATCGTCCTTGTTTCTTGCATCTTCTGATAATCATGAGCCAAGAATGAACTCCGATCAGATTCGTGAATCGCCTGCTGAGAGTGCTAGTTCCTGGCCCGCTATTGATGCTGCTGCCCAAATGAAGCATGAGAATCAGAAAGTTGAGGATGATTATTACGAGCAGTCTGTCACTCGTGGCCGTTCTAGTGCAAATAGGATCTCTCTTCTTGATATAGCAAGAGAGCGAGTGGATATAATATCTGAGCAAATGTATTTACTCCCTAATGAGTATTTAGATGAGCTAAAGGGTAGGCTTCGAGCGATGCTTGAGGGGAACGGGAGTTCTCAACAAAGAGACGAATTTATGGTTTTACAGAGGCTTGTTCAGAGGAGGTCTGATTTGACTGCAGAAACATTGATTAAAGCTCATCGGGTTCAGCTGGAAATTATTGTTGCTATAAAAAGTGGAATTCAATTTTTCCTGCATCAAAGTATGAATCTTTCTCAGACTGCCCTGGTTGAGGTTTTCGTATACAAGAGATGTCGGAATATAGCATGCCAAAGTCAGTTGCCTGCAGAAGATTGCCTTTGTGAGATATGCACCAATAGAAAGGGATTTTGCAGTCTTTGCATGTGTGTTATCTGTAACAAGTTTGATTTTGACGTGAATACATGCCGGTGGATTGGTTGTGATTCCTGCGCTCATTGGACTCACACGGATTGTGCAATTCGAGATAAACAAGTTGGAACAGGTGCTTCTTCTGCGAATGGGCTGGGGTCTGCTGAACTGCAGTCCAGGTGTAGAGCATGCAACCGCACTTCTGAGCTTTTAGGCTGGGTAAAAGATGTATTCCAACATTGTGCACCGACATGGGACAAGGAATCTTTGCTAAGAGAACTAACTGTTGTAAGTAAGATCTTTCGACTGAGTGAAAACACAAGAGGGAGGCAGCTGTTTTGGAAGTCTGAGGAGCTCATAGAAAAACTAAAGGGTGGAGTAGCAGAGGCCATAGCTAGCAGAAGTATATTATCTTTTCTCCAAG AGCTTGAGATGGACTCACAAAAGAGCAGTGAGGCTGGAATTAACGGAAGGATGATGCCACCACAGGAGGCATGCAGCCGAATCGCTGAAGTGGTACAAGAAGCAGTGCAAAAAATGGAAATAGTGGCCGACGAAAAAATGAGGATGCTAAAGAGAGCTCGCCAAGCTCTCGAGGCTTGTGATCATGAACTGGAGGAAAAAGGTAAGGAAGTTGCAGAACTGAAGCTGGAGAGGCAGCGAAAAAGGCAACAGATAGACGAATTGGAGAGCGTTGTTAGGCttaaagaagcagaagcagataTGTTCCAGCTTAAGGCTGACGAAGCAAGACGAGAAGCTGACAGGTTACAGAGGATTGCTCTTGCAAAATCAGGGAAATCAGAAGAAGACTATGCTAGCAGTTACCTTAAACAACGTCTTAGTGAGGCTGAAGCTGAGAGGCAATTCCTTTTCGAGAAGATTAAACTTCAAGATCAAGGTTCTCGTTCATCGCAAAGCAATGACATGGTTGACCCTCCGCAAGCACTTTACACGAAAATTCAAGAGATCCTGAAGAGCGTGTAG